In Amycolatopsis methanolica 239, a single genomic region encodes these proteins:
- the crgA gene encoding cell division protein CrgA, whose product MPKSKVRKKTAYTPPADRRTPVKVRAAGPSSLVYKIVMFGLMLLGLVWLVVNYIAGDKIPFMADLGNGNFAVGFALMIVGLLMTMRWR is encoded by the coding sequence ATGCCCAAGTCCAAGGTCCGCAAGAAGACGGCTTACACGCCGCCGGCCGATCGGCGCACGCCGGTCAAGGTGCGTGCCGCTGGGCCGTCCAGCCTGGTCTACAAGATCGTGATGTTCGGGCTGATGCTGCTCGGCCTGGTCTGGCTCGTCGTGAACTACATCGCGGGCGACAAGATCCCGTTCATGGCGGACCTCGGCAACGGCAACTTCGCGGTGGGCTTCGCGTTGATGATCGTCGGTCTGCTCATGACGATGCGCTGGCGCTGA
- a CDS encoding M14 family metallopeptidase, which yields MYSLRAAGGVLALVTGAALLAGTAPAHAVAAEFPAGDEGYHTYAEVTTELQKAAANHPEIAVLSSVGKSYEGRELNLIKISDNAAADEGEPEVLFTCNQHAREHLTTEMCLHIVQRFTDGYASDPHIRSMVDGHVIWVVPNVNPDGSEYDISDTDYKYWRKNRRPVEDGKIGTDLNRNWGYKWGCCDGSSARPASDTYRGPSAFSEPETQAVSRFVDSRAAGGKQRIKAHIDFHTYSELVLWPFGHTEDDTGEGMTAEENARFRDVGQRMAATNQYKAQQSSDLYVTDGDINDWMWGTHKILTFTFEMYPTSPFPGFYPPDEDIVRETTRNDAAVDILISEAR from the coding sequence ATGTATTCACTTCGGGCCGCCGGTGGCGTGCTCGCCCTGGTGACCGGAGCCGCCCTGCTGGCCGGGACCGCGCCCGCGCATGCCGTCGCGGCCGAGTTCCCGGCAGGCGACGAGGGCTACCACACCTACGCCGAGGTCACGACGGAACTGCAGAAGGCGGCCGCGAACCACCCGGAGATCGCGGTGCTGTCCAGCGTGGGCAAGTCCTACGAGGGCCGCGAGCTGAACCTGATCAAGATCAGCGACAACGCCGCCGCCGACGAGGGCGAGCCGGAGGTGCTGTTCACCTGCAACCAGCACGCGCGCGAGCACCTGACCACCGAGATGTGCCTGCACATCGTGCAGCGCTTCACCGACGGATACGCGAGCGACCCGCACATCCGTTCGATGGTCGACGGCCACGTGATCTGGGTGGTCCCGAACGTCAACCCGGACGGCTCGGAGTACGACATCTCGGACACCGACTACAAGTACTGGCGCAAGAACCGCAGGCCCGTCGAGGACGGCAAGATCGGCACCGACCTGAACCGCAACTGGGGCTACAAGTGGGGCTGCTGCGACGGCTCCAGCGCGCGGCCCGCGTCAGACACCTACCGCGGCCCGTCGGCCTTCTCCGAGCCGGAGACGCAGGCCGTGTCGAGGTTCGTCGACTCCCGCGCGGCGGGCGGGAAGCAGCGGATCAAGGCGCACATCGACTTCCACACCTACTCCGAGTTGGTCCTCTGGCCGTTCGGGCACACCGAGGACGACACCGGCGAGGGGATGACGGCCGAGGAGAACGCGCGCTTCCGCGACGTGGGGCAACGCATGGCGGCGACGAACCAGTACAAGGCCCAGCAGTCCAGCGACCTCTACGTCACCGACGGCGACATCAACGACTGGATGTGGGGTACCCACAAGATCCTGACGTTCACCTTCGAGATGTACCCGACGAGCCCGTTCCCCGGCTTCTACCCGCCGGACGAGGACATCGTCCGGGAGACGACCCGCAACGACGCGGCGGTGGACATCCTGATCTCCGAGGCGCGCTAG
- a CDS encoding helix-turn-helix transcriptional regulator, whose protein sequence is MTDADAVLSALRPVLDGLAATFGGNCEVVLHDYRRPEGSVVAVAGEVTGRAPGGSMSELGLSLLKQGRDARDQINYLTRTPAGRVIKASTMLLRDRDGEVFGALCVNLDVTDLRHAAVLLGELAAVTALPDATTTFTNDVGQLIRAVVAEEELKLGRPVSRMTRAERLDLFRALDERGLFALQKAVPEVAAALGISRASAYNHLAEIRS, encoded by the coding sequence GTGACCGATGCCGACGCGGTGCTCTCCGCGCTCCGACCCGTGCTCGACGGCCTGGCCGCCACCTTCGGCGGCAACTGCGAGGTCGTCCTGCACGACTACCGGCGGCCGGAGGGCTCCGTCGTCGCCGTCGCGGGCGAGGTCACCGGCCGCGCGCCCGGCGGCTCGATGAGCGAGCTGGGGTTGAGCCTGCTCAAGCAGGGCCGCGACGCGCGCGACCAGATCAACTACCTGACGCGGACCCCGGCCGGGCGCGTGATCAAGGCGTCCACGATGCTGCTGCGCGACCGCGACGGCGAGGTGTTCGGGGCGCTGTGCGTGAACCTGGACGTGACCGACCTGCGGCACGCCGCCGTGCTGCTCGGCGAGCTGGCGGCGGTGACCGCGCTGCCCGACGCGACCACGACGTTCACCAATGACGTCGGTCAGCTGATCCGCGCGGTCGTGGCCGAGGAGGAGCTCAAGCTCGGCCGGCCAGTGAGCCGCATGACGCGCGCCGAGCGGCTGGACCTGTTCCGGGCCCTCGACGAGCGCGGGCTGTTCGCGCTGCAGAAGGCCGTGCCGGAGGTGGCCGCCGCGCTGGGGATCTCCCGCGCGTCGGCCTACAACCACCTGGCCGAGATCAGGTCCTAG
- a CDS encoding DUF6918 family protein, translated as MADTLKEILLDSSRRPAVVTDLETLVDEEVSDKGGVSGAVIKTGFAAVKKIKPGIIGSAVDSLLDDFTAALEPFYADFKAQGGGDFGAYLSSRGDQAADALLSVTDARAAKSSRDSIKKVYEKLRPNGKKNVEEALPRLGKLIDKHAAAA; from the coding sequence GTGGCTGACACCCTCAAGGAAATCCTGCTCGACTCCAGCAGGCGTCCGGCCGTTGTGACCGACCTGGAGACGCTGGTCGACGAAGAGGTCTCGGACAAGGGCGGCGTGTCCGGCGCCGTCATCAAGACCGGCTTCGCCGCGGTCAAGAAGATCAAGCCGGGCATCATCGGCTCCGCCGTGGACAGCCTGCTCGACGACTTCACCGCCGCGCTCGAGCCGTTCTACGCCGACTTCAAGGCCCAGGGTGGCGGCGACTTCGGCGCCTACCTGTCCAGCCGTGGTGACCAGGCCGCCGACGCGCTGCTGAGCGTGACCGACGCGCGCGCCGCCAAGAGCAGCCGCGACAGCATCAAGAAGGTCTACGAGAAGCTGCGCCCGAATGGCAAGAAGAACGTCGAGGAGGCGCTGCCCCGCCTGGGCAAGCTGATCGACAAGCACGCGGCCGCCGCCTGA
- a CDS encoding peptidylprolyl isomerase, producing the protein MTQSSESLVGAKATAVLHTNAGDIRINLFPDHAPKTVANFVGLAEGTKEYQRPNAKGENSGPFYDGAIFHRVISGFMIQGGDPTGTGRGGPGYQFGDEFHPELQFDRPYLLAMANAGPGTNGSQFFITVAKTPHLNFKHTIFGEVADQQSRDVVDSIANTATGPADKPLQDVVIEKIDIERAG; encoded by the coding sequence GTGACCCAGAGCAGTGAATCCCTCGTTGGTGCGAAGGCGACCGCCGTGCTGCACACCAACGCCGGTGACATCCGGATCAACCTTTTCCCTGATCACGCCCCCAAGACGGTGGCCAACTTCGTCGGCCTCGCGGAGGGCACGAAGGAGTACCAGCGCCCGAACGCCAAGGGCGAGAACTCCGGCCCGTTCTACGACGGCGCGATCTTCCACCGCGTCATCTCGGGCTTCATGATCCAGGGCGGCGACCCGACCGGCACCGGCCGCGGCGGCCCCGGCTACCAGTTCGGCGACGAGTTCCACCCCGAACTGCAGTTCGACCGGCCGTACCTGCTGGCGATGGCGAACGCGGGACCGGGTACCAACGGCTCGCAGTTCTTCATCACCGTGGCCAAGACGCCGCACCTGAACTTCAAGCACACGATCTTCGGCGAGGTCGCCGACCAGCAGTCGCGCGACGTCGTGGACTCGATCGCGAACACCGCGACCGGCCCGGCGGACAAGCCGCTGCAGGACGTCGTCATCGAGAAGATCGACATCGAACGTGCAGGCTGA
- a CDS encoding DUF6403 family protein yields MAVWLAAAAVLVLAGGGAVLLPRCRDRRRSTGTAWSSARAAVARAQISRDAAMTDIGEAEHLLTKAERLLADGGGTGAAETAEHAARRADQLWRDA; encoded by the coding sequence TTGGCCGTCTGGCTCGCCGCTGCCGCGGTGCTCGTCCTCGCGGGCGGTGGTGCCGTGTTGCTTCCGCGGTGTCGCGACCGGCGCCGCTCCACCGGCACGGCTTGGTCCTCGGCGCGGGCAGCCGTCGCCAGGGCGCAGATCAGTCGTGATGCCGCCATGACCGACATCGGAGAGGCCGAACACCTCCTCACCAAGGCGGAGCGCCTGCTTGCCGACGGTGGCGGCACCGGCGCGGCCGAGACCGCCGAGCACGCCGCCCGGCGCGCCGATCAACTGTGGCGCGACGCGTGA
- a CDS encoding PH domain-containing protein, translating into MGTVFFAVAATALTALSLHGLLVRPRLTADPRGLRIRTTTGKHDLHWPEVTARVRTTRRFGRDSATLEIEAGDQLFVFGWLELGADPRDVLDTLTALQP; encoded by the coding sequence ATGGGCACCGTGTTCTTCGCCGTCGCGGCGACCGCGCTGACCGCGTTATCACTGCACGGTTTGCTCGTCCGCCCCCGTCTCACCGCGGATCCGCGTGGGCTGCGGATCCGCACCACGACGGGAAAACACGACCTGCACTGGCCCGAGGTGACCGCGCGCGTGCGCACCACGCGCCGCTTCGGCCGCGACTCGGCGACGCTGGAAATCGAAGCGGGCGACCAGCTGTTCGTCTTCGGCTGGCTCGAACTCGGCGCCGATCCGCGGGACGTGCTCGACACGCTGACCGCGTTGCAGCCCTAG
- a CDS encoding spermidine synthase, which produces MAGRGTKRRGTARPVPGRYPVRFGLAELLADADRPNAWLLTVDEVAQSYVDLDDPTHLEFEYVRRIGDVIDCLADGPLEALHLGGAGCTVPRYIAATRPGSRQLVFDADEPLIELVREQLDLRAVPNLRVRISDGREGVATRRDGSADLVVADVFQRAKMPGDVATLEFTTDVARLLRPAGTYLINVADGPGLKFARRVVATIGAVFPHVVMLADSGVLRGRRFGNVVLVASRADLPVDGITRRAASAAFPSRVTSGAELERFRGNAKPIRDDEALDTPRPPWNVFGLPPRT; this is translated from the coding sequence ATGGCAGGCAGAGGCACGAAGCGGCGCGGCACCGCCCGTCCAGTTCCAGGCCGCTACCCGGTCCGCTTCGGACTCGCCGAGTTGCTCGCCGACGCCGACCGCCCCAACGCGTGGCTCCTGACCGTCGACGAGGTCGCGCAGTCCTATGTGGACCTCGATGATCCGACGCACCTGGAGTTCGAGTACGTGCGGCGCATCGGGGACGTCATCGACTGCCTCGCCGACGGCCCACTGGAGGCGCTGCACCTCGGCGGCGCGGGCTGCACCGTGCCGCGCTACATCGCGGCGACGCGGCCCGGCTCACGGCAGCTCGTCTTCGACGCCGACGAGCCGCTCATCGAGCTCGTCCGCGAGCAGCTCGACCTGCGTGCGGTTCCCAACCTGCGGGTGCGCATCTCCGACGGCCGCGAGGGCGTGGCCACGCGCCGCGACGGCTCAGCCGACCTGGTCGTCGCGGACGTCTTCCAGCGCGCGAAGATGCCGGGTGACGTGGCGACCCTGGAGTTCACCACCGACGTCGCCCGTTTGCTGCGGCCCGCGGGCACGTACCTGATCAACGTCGCCGACGGGCCGGGCCTGAAGTTCGCCCGCCGGGTCGTCGCCACGATCGGCGCCGTGTTCCCGCACGTCGTGATGCTCGCCGACTCGGGCGTGCTGCGCGGGCGGCGGTTCGGCAACGTCGTGCTGGTCGCCTCGCGTGCGGACCTGCCCGTCGACGGGATCACCCGTCGCGCCGCGTCCGCGGCCTTCCCGTCCCGCGTCACCAGCGGCGCGGAGCTGGAGCGGTTCCGCGGCAACGCCAAACCGATCCGCGACGACGAGGCGCTGGACACCCCGCGCCCGCCGTGGAACGTCTTCGGCCTGCCGCCTAGGACCTGA
- a CDS encoding rhomboid family intramembrane serine protease, whose protein sequence is MNMPPHPPVSQPPQQSALPGCWWHPSRPTGLTCVRCGRPACPDCLREASVGYQCIDCVQTGRREQNVQRYTPRTIAGAPVSHRPVVTPILIVLNVLVYVVTVSQAGSLTGNDAAPLFRDGVLLPVLIADDGEWWRLVLSGFLHYGPIHLAVNMLALWILGRDMETLLGRVRFTALYLVSLLGGAVAVYLFDGMTRATAGASGAIYGLLGAMLVAVIRLRLNPAYAIGTIVLNLIITVSLPNISLLGHLGGLIVGALVTAAMVYAPAKGRQYWQGGAVAALLIALVVLVFVRDAQLAGVSCELRGNLLSCTGLAG, encoded by the coding sequence GTGAACATGCCTCCCCACCCGCCTGTCTCGCAGCCGCCCCAGCAGTCGGCCCTGCCCGGTTGCTGGTGGCACCCGTCGCGCCCCACCGGGCTCACCTGCGTCCGGTGTGGCCGTCCGGCGTGCCCGGACTGCCTGCGTGAGGCCTCGGTCGGCTACCAGTGCATCGACTGCGTGCAGACCGGGCGGCGCGAGCAGAACGTCCAGCGCTACACCCCGCGCACGATCGCCGGCGCCCCGGTTTCGCACCGGCCGGTGGTCACGCCGATCCTCATCGTGCTCAACGTGCTGGTGTACGTGGTCACGGTGTCGCAGGCGGGCAGCCTGACCGGCAACGACGCGGCGCCGCTGTTCCGCGACGGCGTGCTGTTACCGGTGCTGATCGCGGACGACGGCGAGTGGTGGCGGCTGGTGCTGTCCGGCTTCCTGCACTACGGGCCGATTCATCTCGCCGTCAACATGCTCGCGCTGTGGATCCTCGGCCGGGACATGGAAACCCTGCTGGGACGGGTCCGCTTCACCGCGCTGTACCTGGTGTCGCTGCTGGGCGGCGCGGTGGCGGTGTACCTGTTCGACGGCATGACGAGGGCGACCGCGGGCGCGTCCGGTGCGATCTACGGCCTGCTGGGCGCGATGCTCGTCGCGGTGATCCGGTTGCGGCTCAACCCGGCGTACGCGATCGGCACGATCGTGCTGAACCTGATCATCACCGTGTCGCTGCCGAACATCTCCCTGCTCGGCCACCTCGGCGGCCTGATCGTCGGTGCGCTCGTCACGGCGGCGATGGTCTACGCGCCGGCGAAGGGGCGCCAATACTGGCAGGGCGGGGCGGTGGCGGCGCTGCTGATCGCGTTGGTGGTGCTGGTGTTCGTGCGTGACGCGCAGTTGGCGGGCGTGTCCTGCGAACTGCGCGGGAACCTGCTGTCCTGCACGGGGCTCGCCGGCTAG
- a CDS encoding DLW-39 family protein, whose amino-acid sequence MKKLLALAVVAGGVLFVIKRNKDAKAEADLWREATAPTERPLAAVSTNGSAPAKAAEAGTNN is encoded by the coding sequence GTGAAGAAGCTGCTGGCGCTCGCAGTCGTCGCGGGTGGGGTGCTGTTCGTGATCAAGCGCAACAAGGACGCCAAGGCTGAGGCCGACCTGTGGCGCGAGGCCACCGCTCCGACCGAGCGCCCGCTGGCCGCGGTCTCGACGAACGGCAGCGCGCCGGCGAAGGCCGCCGAGGCAGGCACGAACAACTGA
- a CDS encoding DUF2020 domain-containing protein yields the protein MRRVMPALLAAAALAGCAAQQAPEAPPSPSAPPTIAVQLPPEPTPARAAPCPYLENSFVANANGQRVSKVEVSADQPHPACFFYALSGKLQLTVWVYTGDPAVAKAIVDQAAPVATSNPATDPPGWQGGYAAKPDGAVYAVAKDGTAVVVTTDQQQTVKARTVARQAISRL from the coding sequence ATGCGACGAGTTATGCCCGCCCTGCTCGCGGCCGCCGCACTGGCCGGTTGTGCCGCCCAACAGGCTCCGGAGGCGCCCCCATCGCCGAGTGCGCCGCCGACGATCGCCGTGCAACTGCCGCCGGAGCCCACGCCGGCCCGCGCCGCGCCCTGCCCGTACCTGGAGAACTCGTTCGTCGCGAACGCCAACGGCCAGCGGGTGTCGAAGGTGGAGGTCTCCGCCGACCAGCCGCATCCGGCGTGCTTCTTCTACGCGCTCTCCGGGAAGCTCCAGCTGACCGTGTGGGTCTACACCGGCGATCCGGCGGTGGCGAAGGCGATCGTCGACCAGGCGGCCCCGGTGGCCACGAGCAACCCCGCGACCGATCCGCCAGGGTGGCAGGGCGGTTACGCAGCGAAACCGGACGGCGCGGTATATGCCGTGGCCAAGGACGGTACGGCGGTTGTCGTGACCACCGATCAGCAACAGACGGTGAAGGCGAGAACCGTTGCCCGGCAGGCGATCTCGCGGCTTTAA